A single region of the Pirellulaceae bacterium genome encodes:
- a CDS encoding DUF1592 domain-containing protein, whose protein sequence is MQLLPPINLICSAALLVSFAAMDASAQNQDTTPDYTADVLPILMARCGHCHGPETQEANIRFDQLSTDFLANRDTTQKWMEALNAINGTKMPPTEEPQLSADERKIVTHWISTNLQEAISAQASTGGRVVLRRLNRAEYQQTMVDLLGLEMNYVRDFPPDGRSADGFFNNGRSLQMSATQLDFYLEAARRGLNRVIVSGSPPQVFRHHFKQSNIGGWRGPTEPSNRLERAQKFLVKIVNDYPETGDFIIRVRTQAKLKPNKGFPLLEVAVGYRPDTEVHFRVAGVREIISEDIQQYEFRGRLENFPLPVRGQGKYPGLVIRLRNIYDDGTAIPNKIEKIQDDGKERKGFRPEPHLPHLLIESIDFEGPAFSEWPPANHQRILFASQQRHADEAAYLEEVFRRFLTRAFRRPPTKSEIVRTTSFYTVIRPDYPSLEEAVRETLAMILIQPEFLYLVEPGGNEKRAVTDWELASRLSYFLWSTMPDDRLLQAATRGLLGESKMLQAEVNRMLADERSQRFITQFVSQWLELERIETIAVDSKLHPDFRASTKQAMAQETTELFSELLRGDDSALKLLKADYTMLNESLARHYGIGGIYGTTFRPVKLLTQQQPGGILGHAGLLLANSNGRDSHPIRRAVWIRDRLLGDPPLPPPPDVPDLDEANPNFAKLSVRERLEIHREQASCASCHRNIDPWGIALENFDAVGRWRDTTTMQDGKPSAKPIVAIGMLSDGTQLDGLKGLQQHLIQHRAQQFGNALTRRLLSFALGRSLELTDEEEANALAAHFTEQGFRLRQLVQQIVASQAFQTK, encoded by the coding sequence ATGCAACTGCTCCCCCCGATCAACCTGATTTGCTCCGCCGCGCTGCTAGTCTCATTCGCGGCGATGGATGCGAGCGCGCAAAACCAGGATACGACGCCAGACTACACAGCCGACGTACTACCTATCTTGATGGCTCGTTGCGGTCACTGCCATGGCCCGGAAACGCAGGAAGCCAATATTCGCTTTGATCAGCTTTCCACCGACTTTCTCGCCAATCGAGATACAACCCAAAAGTGGATGGAGGCGTTGAACGCCATCAACGGCACAAAAATGCCACCGACTGAAGAGCCGCAACTGAGTGCTGACGAGCGAAAAATTGTCACCCACTGGATCTCCACCAATCTGCAAGAGGCGATTTCCGCACAAGCAAGTACCGGTGGACGTGTCGTTCTTCGACGTCTGAACCGTGCGGAGTACCAACAGACAATGGTCGATCTGCTCGGGCTCGAAATGAACTACGTTCGCGACTTCCCACCCGACGGACGATCCGCAGACGGCTTCTTCAACAACGGTCGTTCATTGCAAATGTCAGCCACCCAACTGGATTTCTATTTGGAGGCGGCACGGCGCGGCTTGAACCGGGTGATTGTAAGCGGATCGCCCCCTCAAGTCTTTCGACACCATTTCAAGCAGAGCAACATCGGAGGTTGGCGTGGCCCAACCGAGCCCTCCAACCGACTGGAGCGGGCTCAGAAATTCCTGGTCAAGATTGTTAATGATTATCCGGAAACGGGAGATTTCATTATCCGCGTTCGTACCCAGGCAAAGCTCAAACCGAACAAAGGATTTCCGCTGCTGGAAGTGGCTGTCGGATATCGACCGGACACGGAAGTACATTTCCGTGTCGCAGGGGTACGAGAGATCATTTCAGAAGATATCCAACAGTACGAGTTTCGCGGTCGACTCGAAAACTTTCCACTTCCGGTACGCGGGCAAGGAAAATACCCCGGCCTCGTCATTCGACTCAGAAACATCTATGACGACGGCACCGCGATTCCCAACAAGATTGAGAAGATCCAGGACGATGGTAAGGAACGAAAGGGCTTCCGCCCAGAACCTCACTTACCGCACCTCCTGATCGAATCGATTGACTTCGAAGGCCCTGCATTTTCGGAATGGCCCCCCGCCAACCATCAACGTATTCTCTTCGCATCCCAACAACGACATGCCGATGAAGCAGCGTACCTCGAGGAAGTGTTTCGACGGTTTCTCACACGAGCCTTTCGTCGGCCCCCCACAAAATCGGAAATCGTCCGAACGACGAGCTTTTACACAGTGATTCGACCGGACTATCCCTCCCTGGAAGAGGCAGTCCGCGAGACGTTGGCAATGATTCTCATTCAACCGGAGTTCCTCTACCTGGTCGAACCGGGTGGCAACGAGAAACGAGCTGTCACCGATTGGGAGTTGGCCTCTCGACTTTCGTACTTCTTATGGAGCACCATGCCCGATGATCGCCTGCTGCAAGCCGCCACACGCGGCCTGCTGGGTGAAAGTAAAATGCTGCAAGCCGAGGTCAACCGCATGCTGGCCGACGAGCGTTCCCAACGTTTCATCACTCAATTCGTATCCCAATGGCTCGAACTCGAACGAATCGAAACGATCGCTGTTGATTCCAAACTTCATCCGGACTTTCGCGCTTCGACCAAACAAGCCATGGCCCAAGAGACCACCGAACTGTTCAGTGAGTTACTACGTGGGGACGACAGCGCCTTGAAACTACTCAAAGCCGACTACACGATGCTCAATGAATCGTTGGCTCGCCACTATGGCATCGGAGGTATTTACGGGACGACTTTTCGCCCCGTGAAACTACTTACCCAACAGCAACCTGGGGGTATTTTGGGGCATGCAGGCCTGCTACTCGCCAACTCAAATGGAAGAGATTCCCATCCAATTCGACGCGCGGTTTGGATTCGAGATCGGTTGCTCGGCGATCCGCCACTCCCCCCGCCACCGGATGTACCTGACTTAGACGAAGCCAACCCGAACTTCGCAAAACTGTCCGTGCGCGAACGTCTTGAGATCCACCGCGAACAAGCATCCTGTGCTTCTTGCCATCGAAACATCGACCCTTGGGGAATCGCTCTGGAAAACTTTGACGCCGTTGGGCGCTGGCGAGATACGACTACAATGCAGGATGGAAAACCGTCCGCAAAACCGATCGTAGCGATTGGAATGTTATCCGACGGCACTCAACTTGATGGGCTCAAAGGATTACAACAGCATCTCATTCAGCATCGTGCCCAACAGTTCGGCAATGCTTTAACCCGTCGATTATTGAGCTTCGCACTGGGGCGTTCCCTCGAATTAACCGATGAAGAGGAAGCCAATGCGTTGGCGGCCCATTTCACGGAGCAAGGTTTCCGATTGCGACAACTCGTCCAACAGATCGTGGCCAGTCAGGCGTTTCAGACTAAGTGA
- a CDS encoding thioesterase family protein: protein MKEVPHSITMDGYPIVVQLPIQWGDLDAYGHVNSLVHLKWFESARAIYASAVGVDVLPSPKGIGGILASIQCHYVRQASYPGDILTGVRAARVSVASITLEFQVTDAKLGVPLANGSCDAILYDYATESPIPIPDPIRAAVEQLEGRSFPP from the coding sequence ATGAAAGAAGTCCCACACTCAATCACGATGGACGGCTACCCCATCGTCGTACAACTGCCGATCCAATGGGGTGACCTCGACGCTTATGGTCACGTCAACAGCCTGGTTCATTTAAAATGGTTCGAATCAGCGAGAGCGATTTACGCCTCTGCGGTCGGAGTGGATGTGCTTCCTAGCCCCAAGGGAATCGGAGGTATTTTGGCATCGATCCAATGCCATTACGTCCGACAAGCTAGTTATCCGGGTGATATCCTCACTGGCGTTCGTGCGGCGAGAGTCTCGGTCGCCAGCATCACATTGGAATTCCAAGTCACTGACGCGAAACTGGGCGTTCCTCTCGCAAACGGATCGTGCGACGCAATCCTTTATGATTACGCCACAGAAAGCCCCATTCCAATTCCCGATCCGATTCGCGCTGCGGTGGAGCAACTCGAAGGTAGATCATTTCCTCCTTAA
- a CDS encoding PQQ-binding-like beta-propeller repeat protein, with the protein MIDRTAYALMISLCLACGETCADDWSQFLGPDRTGISSETQLFKVWPQDGPPEVWRVPGGVGMSGLAIQRGKLLTMIQTARDQEVICMDSVTGKTLWRTAVAPAYRNPQGNGPRATPTIVGGQVLTFSGAGVLTALNLMDGSILWRHDLVKQFAGEVADYGMACSPLVVGDRVVVTIGAPTATIVALNRDSGELAWKAGRSSTAGYSSPVLLHVGGRLQIVAFVGKALLGIDPDSGSVLWSYPFKTDFDCNIAAPIAYRDQVFISAGENHGCVMLRLVPDGDQFKPTPVWSSVDVKSVMRNEWQTSILLDGFLYGFDNVGSAGPVTHLTCVNAQTGERVWRKTRFGKGNLISAGGKLFISTMAGDLVVVKATPDRYEEMGRQNVMVKTRQSPALADGRLYLRDRATILCLDIREP; encoded by the coding sequence ATGATAGACCGCACTGCCTACGCGCTCATGATCAGTCTTTGCTTAGCCTGTGGGGAGACATGTGCGGATGATTGGTCGCAGTTTCTCGGGCCTGATCGGACCGGCATCTCAAGTGAAACACAATTATTCAAAGTTTGGCCCCAGGATGGACCGCCTGAAGTGTGGCGCGTGCCAGGCGGTGTAGGAATGTCAGGCCTGGCAATTCAGCGAGGCAAGTTGCTGACCATGATTCAAACCGCTCGTGATCAGGAAGTGATTTGTATGGACAGCGTGACGGGGAAGACACTCTGGCGCACTGCGGTAGCTCCCGCCTATCGAAACCCGCAGGGGAATGGTCCTCGAGCAACTCCCACGATTGTTGGTGGACAAGTGCTCACCTTCAGCGGAGCCGGAGTGCTGACGGCGCTGAACCTGATGGATGGATCGATCTTATGGAGGCACGATTTGGTGAAACAATTCGCTGGAGAGGTTGCCGACTACGGGATGGCCTGCTCTCCGTTGGTGGTCGGAGATCGAGTGGTGGTGACGATCGGTGCGCCAACCGCCACGATCGTGGCGCTGAACAGAGATTCGGGGGAACTTGCTTGGAAGGCCGGTCGGTCAAGCACCGCCGGTTATTCGTCTCCCGTACTACTTCATGTTGGAGGGCGGTTGCAAATCGTGGCTTTTGTTGGAAAAGCTCTGTTGGGGATCGACCCGGATTCAGGATCCGTATTGTGGAGCTATCCGTTTAAGACCGACTTTGATTGCAATATTGCCGCGCCGATTGCTTATCGTGATCAGGTCTTTATATCCGCGGGTGAAAATCACGGTTGCGTCATGTTGCGGTTGGTTCCCGATGGTGACCAGTTTAAACCCACGCCCGTGTGGTCTTCGGTTGACGTTAAGAGTGTAATGCGGAATGAATGGCAGACCTCTATTCTGCTGGACGGATTTCTATATGGTTTTGACAACGTTGGAAGCGCTGGGCCGGTCACTCATCTGACTTGCGTGAATGCCCAAACGGGCGAGCGCGTTTGGCGAAAGACACGGTTTGGAAAAGGTAACCTGATTTCTGCCGGCGGAAAACTATTCATTTCTACAATGGCAGGTGACTTGGTTGTCGTCAAAGCAACGCCTGATCGCTACGAAGAAATGGGCCGACAAAACGTGATGGTGAAAACGCGACAATCGCCCGCTCTCGCGGACGGACGACTGTACCTGCGTGATCGGGCTACCATTTTGTGTCTCGATATTCGGGAGCCGTAA
- a CDS encoding Nramp family divalent metal transporter: MTERKQNSLSLEPLPPALLSWNPLRWLSIFGPGAIIASLTIGTGELIFSSRGGALFGYRILFLFVVISIFKWVLVFSTARHMVLTGVHPLRRWLELSIGPRGWLPAVMFVFAALCIPIWVSFHASVLGDLFAGLTGTKQILNGATVHLWGMAILAGVVGLAFTGGYAALERVQLLVISAMMIAVTVVVVLLKPDWLEMLSGAFFPRSLHYPNWLVEDPGPAAQAIASRPIWVEATLYVGVIGGASYDYLAYTSFLRDKRWGLAGVRCDGGDANRVDWEELRRWIRAPLVDCTLSFIVVMIFSTVFVVSGWLVLAPQHQVPGDGNFLEHQAQFVTRLHPWLYPVYVLGTLLAMLGTLYGTLEIGPAITRETYSLLKYHDGTANQAKRLRKLALVWSALGASLVLAVSFFVQLQTGESKPPGLTALLIPASLFTGVLSCGIICLLNPWIDLWLPKSRRPGVFLCCLNLLAGLVFLSLGLKGYWDYGGLFGLLVLGSTVVVGLFVAILCRSMFVR, from the coding sequence ATGACTGAACGCAAACAGAATTCGCTATCACTCGAACCGTTGCCACCTGCTTTGTTGTCCTGGAATCCGTTGCGTTGGCTTTCGATTTTTGGGCCAGGGGCGATAATTGCTTCCTTGACGATCGGCACAGGGGAGTTGATCTTTTCGTCGCGGGGCGGCGCCCTGTTCGGATATCGTATTCTGTTTCTGTTTGTGGTGATTTCGATTTTTAAATGGGTTCTGGTGTTTTCCACGGCCCGGCACATGGTGTTGACCGGGGTGCATCCGCTGCGCCGTTGGTTGGAGCTTTCGATCGGCCCTCGTGGTTGGCTGCCGGCCGTAATGTTTGTCTTCGCAGCCCTTTGTATTCCGATCTGGGTGAGCTTTCATGCGAGTGTTCTCGGTGACTTGTTTGCGGGACTCACTGGCACCAAGCAAATCCTGAACGGAGCGACCGTTCATCTTTGGGGAATGGCAATCCTAGCAGGGGTTGTGGGACTCGCCTTCACGGGTGGGTATGCCGCGTTGGAGCGGGTGCAGTTGCTTGTGATCAGCGCGATGATGATTGCTGTGACCGTTGTCGTCGTTTTGCTCAAACCTGATTGGCTCGAAATGCTTAGCGGTGCATTTTTTCCACGGTCGCTGCACTATCCAAACTGGTTGGTAGAAGACCCAGGGCCGGCAGCCCAGGCGATTGCCAGTCGACCGATTTGGGTCGAGGCCACGCTTTATGTCGGAGTGATCGGCGGCGCGAGCTATGACTATCTAGCTTACACTTCTTTTTTGAGAGATAAACGTTGGGGACTTGCCGGCGTTCGTTGTGACGGTGGCGACGCAAATCGTGTGGACTGGGAAGAGTTGCGGAGATGGATTCGGGCGCCCCTGGTTGATTGTACTCTTAGTTTTATCGTCGTGATGATTTTTAGTACGGTGTTTGTCGTATCCGGCTGGCTTGTGCTGGCTCCCCAACATCAAGTTCCAGGGGATGGGAATTTTCTCGAGCATCAAGCACAGTTTGTCACCCGACTGCATCCATGGCTGTATCCGGTCTATGTTCTAGGGACTTTGTTGGCCATGTTGGGTACGCTGTATGGAACCCTTGAAATTGGACCGGCGATAACGCGCGAAACGTATTCACTTCTCAAGTATCATGACGGGACCGCAAATCAGGCAAAACGATTGCGGAAGTTGGCTTTGGTTTGGTCGGCTCTTGGTGCTAGCCTCGTGCTCGCGGTGAGTTTTTTTGTGCAACTGCAGACGGGGGAATCGAAGCCCCCAGGTTTGACTGCGCTGTTGATTCCAGCAAGCTTGTTCACGGGAGTGTTGTCCTGTGGCATCATCTGTTTGCTTAATCCGTGGATTGATCTTTGGCTTCCCAAGTCCAGGCGACCGGGTGTTTTTTTGTGTTGTCTCAACCTGTTGGCGGGGTTGGTTTTTTTGTCGCTTGGATTAAAAGGCTATTGGGATTATGGCGGACTGTTCGGGCTGCTTGTTTTGGGCTCGACGGTCGTGGTGGGACTGTTTGTCGCTATTCTTTGTCGATCGATGTTTGTGCGTTGA
- a CDS encoding PEP-CTERM sorting domain-containing protein (PEP-CTERM proteins occur, often in large numbers, in the proteomes of bacteria that also encode an exosortase, a predicted intramembrane cysteine proteinase. The presence of a PEP-CTERM domain at a protein's C-terminus predicts cleavage within the sorting domain, followed by covalent anchoring to some some component of the (usually Gram-negative) cell surface. Many PEP-CTERM proteins exhibit an unusual sequence composition that includes large numbers of potential glycosylation sites. Expression of one such protein has been shown restore the ability of a bacterium to form floc, a type of biofilm.) has protein sequence MKFSIICFSIFIFSLPATVLAQFDREVPKYSPTADGIISDSEKMGQLAIPMIWPVETGAIPLEGSGSSEENLSAIWYVSWDDTNLNIAAIVKDDTPLYQLDSNGGNSAYNAQDVIQPCFNPFNNWDHFFEDGIPDDVDPGDSVAAIYDIVVETSDEFGPDIYRHGPKLDPDEYESITVAGTINEDESGYTLETTIPWAAAMDDAAPDYAPTAGDQHGLSFILLSFATEGGAANATLYTDFGEGINTIADPTTWNSITLIGATAQAGDFDANGSLDINDIDLLHAEILAGTNNESYDLTADQLVNGDDYHQWVTGLKNTWIGDANLDGEFNSSDFVTVFVAGQFEDSISLNSTWATGDWNADGEFNSSDFVSAFSDGGFEKGPRAAVAIPEPSSFLLLLTSLLGFFAMRRCK, from the coding sequence ATGAAATTTTCAATCATTTGCTTTTCGATTTTCATCTTTAGCCTTCCGGCAACCGTGCTGGCTCAGTTCGACCGAGAGGTACCTAAATACAGTCCAACTGCCGATGGCATTATCAGCGACAGTGAGAAAATGGGGCAACTTGCCATTCCCATGATCTGGCCCGTCGAGACCGGTGCGATTCCTCTCGAAGGGTCAGGTTCGTCGGAAGAAAATCTCAGCGCGATTTGGTATGTTTCTTGGGACGATACCAATCTTAACATTGCTGCGATTGTCAAAGATGACACCCCGCTCTACCAGTTAGATTCTAACGGAGGGAATAGCGCCTATAACGCGCAGGATGTCATTCAGCCCTGTTTCAATCCATTTAACAATTGGGACCATTTTTTTGAAGATGGTATCCCCGATGACGTGGACCCCGGCGATTCGGTGGCTGCCATCTATGACATCGTAGTTGAAACGAGCGATGAATTCGGTCCAGACATATACCGCCACGGCCCCAAGCTCGACCCAGATGAATATGAAAGCATCACCGTAGCCGGCACGATCAATGAGGACGAATCTGGCTACACACTCGAAACGACCATTCCGTGGGCAGCCGCAATGGACGACGCAGCCCCCGACTATGCACCAACCGCCGGAGATCAACACGGACTGAGCTTTATCCTGCTTAGTTTCGCGACTGAGGGCGGCGCGGCGAACGCGACTCTGTACACTGATTTTGGTGAGGGTATCAATACCATTGCCGATCCCACCACCTGGAATTCAATCACACTCATTGGCGCGACAGCCCAAGCCGGCGACTTCGACGCCAACGGCTCGCTGGACATCAATGACATTGACCTTTTACATGCTGAGATCCTCGCGGGCACCAACAACGAGTCGTACGATCTAACCGCTGACCAACTCGTGAACGGCGACGACTATCATCAATGGGTCACGGGACTCAAGAACACCTGGATTGGTGACGCCAATCTCGATGGCGAGTTCAATTCCTCAGACTTCGTAACCGTTTTTGTTGCGGGTCAATTCGAGGATAGCATCAGCTTGAATTCTACCTGGGCTACAGGGGACTGGAACGCAGACGGAGAGTTCAACTCGAGCGACTTTGTTTCAGCTTTTTCCGACGGCGGTTTTGAGAAAGGCCCCCGCGCCGCAGTGGCAATCCCTGAGCCGAGTTCTTTCTTGTTATTGCTGACGAGCTTGCTTGGGTTCTTCGCAATGCGTCGATGCAAATAG